Genomic window (Musa acuminata AAA Group cultivar baxijiao chromosome BXJ1-9, Cavendish_Baxijiao_AAA, whole genome shotgun sequence):
AGGACCATGTAGCGATAAAGATTCATGTTTGCATTCAATGCATGGGACAAGGATTGCGACGAACGGCACGCAAGCAAAGCTCCGACCTCCGATGGCACGTGAGAGAGAAGTTCTCGGTCATGTCCAACTCATTAGGCTTCACTCCGTCTCTTTCAGGGAGCTCCCAATCGAAGTGGTAGAGAAGGGAGGCGAGGGGAAGCTCCACGCTCGCCATCCCGAAGGCTATCCCTGGGCACATCCTCCTTCCTGCCCCGAACGGTATGAACTCGAAGTTGTTCCCCTTGAAATCGACCGTCGAGCTCCCCCGGTCGAATCTCTCCGGCTTGAACATGGCGGCGTCGTCCCAGTGTCGCGGATCTCTTCCCAAGGCCCACACGTTCACCAGCACCCTCGTCTTCTCCGGTATCTGGTAACCGAGAATCTCTCTCGGCTCCTGGCACTCTCGGGGGAGCAGCAGAGGAAGAGGAGGGTGCAGCCTCAGTGTCTCCTTAATGATCATCCTCAGGTAGTTCATCTCGTTGATGTCCTCCTCCCTCACCCTTCCCTTTCCTCCGACGGTCTCCCTCACCTCCTGTTGCACCCTCTTCATCGCACCTGGATTTCTCATCAGCTCCGACATGATCCACTCCAGTGTTGTTGCTGTTGTCTCGCCGCCCGCCCCAAATAGATCCTTCACGTTTCCATTCCAAAAGAGAACCAGGAATTAAAACAATCTGATGTCGTTGTCCAGTGAGATTAGGGTTAGGAAGCTTACCAAGATTATAGCTTTGACGGCCATGTCTGTGAACTCGAATGGCAGGCTGCCTTCACGTTGGACTTTGAGTAAGACATCGACCAAGTCCTCCTCCACTTGCTCGGTGGAGTTCCTCTCTCTGTGCTCCTGAATGATGCTGCTGAGGATAGCATCCATCTCGCGGTGTAACCTTGGCAGCTTGAGAGACATGCCACTGAGCAGACTAACGAGCGACGACGATGGGAATAGGTCAACCAAGCTGAAGCCGCCCGATGCCTCCAGTCCTCGGTTTAACACCTGCAGGAACTGCTTCTGATACTTGCACTTCCTCCCGATGATAGCCCTTGCGGCTATGTCATTGGTCATCAGCGCGAACTTGCTACTGAGATTCACGGTGCAACCACTGTTTGACGACAGATCCATGGACCGAACAAAATTGAGCACCTCTTCTTCCCGGATCGAGCGAAAAGACAGGACTCGCTTGATGCTCAGCAGTTCCAGTATGCTCATCTTCCTTATTTCCCTCCAGTAGGATCCGTAGGGGGCGAACGCGGGGCTCTTGTCGCCGTACGCTATGATCCTGACGGACGAAATCATCGGCCTGCTGGCGAAGCTGACGTCCTGGGTCTTCATGATCTCGGCGGCTGCTTCGGGGGAGGAGACGACGAGGGTGGGAACCTCACCGAGCTTTAGGAGCATGACGGCACCAAATTTCTCGGACAAGGCAGCAAGGGAACGATACGGCAACGGACCGAGGACATGGTGCAAGCTACCTATGAGAGGAAGTTTGAACGGACCCGGAGGAAGTCTGGCGTTGCCTCGCCGGCTGTAGCTGTGCTTCCTGAGTAGCagcaggaggaggacgaggaaggaGGCGAAGAGGAAGGTGGTGCCAGTGACATCCATGGCTGTGTTGGGATGATGCAGAGGCCGCCCCTCGCTTTAGTATATATTGCTCGGTAACCGACGCGATGATAAGATCAAGAATGTGGTTTCCGTGGAATCTAATTGTTGTATGATTCCAAGCTTTTACACTTGAGATAAAGACAACGAGCGTGCCGTCTGTGACTATTGCAGTTCAAACTGCAGTTGAGCTGTCTCTATCGAATCATCTACGCGTTTAAGATAAAGTCATCTCCTCTTCCGTAATCATCTACGCGTTACTGTAGGAGACATCACAAGAACTGAAACCTGCTCAGTAGCTAAAACCACGGTTCAGAGGAATCATCGACAAAGCTGATATAAGTTCATAAATGTAGGCGCGATTACGTGTTCTTTGGGCAACAATGACGTCGATATATTTGAagcgtcttatatatatatatatatatatatatgcttaaacTCTTGAAGTTTCCGAAGTCAACAAAAGTTTCTGATCTGATAAATCCTTCCACTCAAATTGATTTTTAGCAACGAGACGTCCAAATATGTAATTAGACACTGTATATAATATTTCTTGAGGACAAATCATTTGAGGGGTCGCTAAGCACCGATCCATATTGTTGAATTCCATTTATATACTTCAAATTTCCTAACCCGATCATGTTAAGCATAGTGCGTTGTCAAACCATACATAGGCCAAGTGAAGTTAACATGGACGAGGATAAAGGTTGACCTTTAGATCGACAAAACCCTTACGACACTTGCGACAAGTCTATCGGTAATGGCAGGACATGACAAACCATATCACATCGATGTTCTCAATTATTTCTAGTATTCTTAATTACGTTTCCTTCGATGTGTGTTGAGAAAACAATTGAATCTTTTTTTATTTCAGGTCTTTGTCAAAATGTTTTTTTAAcccaatttatattgaaaattttgaggtAATGAACACTTACTATTGTCCACGTTATAGATTTTTATATActcatattacatatatatatatatatatatatatatatatatatatatatatatatttcaatttatgattATAATACATCTTAACATTTGATTccatgtatcttttttttttatatttacattgtttattaatgttataatgttttattattttatattgatatTATCTTACATCTACTatagattatatttatttttcatatatatttgtaatattttatacAGAGACTTAATAATTGATAACCTATTGAAGACACACGTCAACAACCAAATACCGTCATGAATGAACCTTAGCCAATTCGATTTATCAATTGGCACTCTTGATTATaactatcattttatttattttttaaaataaattttagattttatcaAGTGAGGTGAATATCAGTCCATTCATGAGTAGCTCTTTTATATTCGAATCAAATCTATCAGTTTTATTTAACTTAAAtcactaatcaaaatatttaaattgagtTAGATAATAATGAATCGATCAGACCCTtataaatcagttttattattattaatttttaaatattacacCAATGATTTGTAAATCGATAATATGAAATAAACGATAACTATGGAGAGCAGCACCGATCTGTATCAAACCACGTTGGTGACACAATTTCTAATGGTTTTTGAGCTACCATGACAGCAAGTTTGAGAACATGTTCAATCACATTCGTCTTTAAGCGGTCATTAACAAAACTCAAGATTCGCCATGCCACGCTACGTACTTCCTGCATGCATATATATACTCCAAGATTCCCAAGCACTACACAGTTGTCCACATGTAGACCTTCATCATCTACTCCGTAAAAAGTTTTGTGTGGGAGGCGAGctttagttttatagatctctaGGCTTTAGTAAGGGAGAGAAATACATGAATAATAATTTGGGTGCTTTTGTATTTTCTCTAAGCTGGCTAGAGAGGATGTTTCCaaagagagaaaataaaaatatataatttttttttatgtttatataaAAGCATATATAATGTAATTATGCTTGAGCTATGATAACTGAAGTGTTTTAGAATTGATCTTATATGATGAAATATTATATTCTTGATTGTAGatctttgaaaattattttggctCTGCAGTTCTACTCTCGTGGAGTTGTTGATGTCAGACTCATGTCAATaatccaaccacccttttatactaTCTTGCAAACTATGTATACTTGTACTGCACGCTTGTTAGAGGAAGCCAAGCCACAACCTTCCTTCCCCGAGCTCTCTTTCTCAAGTCTCAGAACTCGAAGAGCATCGAAGCAATGACAGAGAAGGTGATCAAATTCCTGACCACTCCATTCagcttcttcttttccttctaatGTGTTTGTGCGAGTTGAGTTTCGTACATCATATTATTCTTTAGTTTCTATAGTTTGCTGTGAGATCTTCATATTTCTCGGCCTTCGGAGTTGTGAGATCGTCTTATGGTTTGTGTTCGCTTGCATTTACTGTCAGGTCTCCACCTTGATCATAGAAGCAGATATCGGATGCTCATGTTGTTACAAAAAGATCCAAAAGGTTCTTTGCAAGCTCCAAGGTAAGCAAGCAGCAACCCCTTGTGCGTGCTGTTGTATTAGTTGGTGTATATGGACTGAGAGGTTACTGATGTTGCTGCGATGTCCTTTGTCATGGAATTTTCTACGTTGAGTTCGAGAGAGAATCAAGTCCATCAATTACAACGAGAAGGATAACAAGGTCACCATCTCCGGCCCCTTCAATCCCGAGTGTCTTAAGAAGAAGCTGCTTTGCAAGCTGTGCAAAGTGGTGACAAGTATCAAGATCAAGCCGGATGACCCACCGCCGCCCCCGCCGAAACCCATAAAGGAACCCAAAGAGCCTGTCAAGATTATCTGCTGCTTCAAGCCGTGGCCAGACTGCTGCTTCCGGCCATGCCCTTGTTTCGAGCCAAGCAAAGGCTGTCGCCGGTGCTGCTCCTGTGGTTGGATGTGCTGCTTTGTCGCGCCATTCTGCGCTCCGGAGCCCAAGCCTAGCCCGCCGAAGGAAACGAAACTTGTTTGCTGCGGCAAGCCATGGCCGTCCTGCTGCTACAAGCCCTGCCCTTGCTTTGAGCAAACCCATGGCTGCCGCCGGTGCTGCTCCTGTGGTTGGATGTGCTGCGTTCGAGGGCCGGTCTGTGTTCCACTGCCCAACCCCTGCCCGTCGTATTGCCCTCCCAGGGCTTGCCCATCGGAGCACTGCTGCTCCAAGCCGCCCGCCGCCGAATCCATGTTTCCATGGCTACAAGTTTGTCTACGAGGAGGGGCCGCCGCCAGATCCATGCACCATTATGTAATCTTTAATCGACCTCTCGTCTGTCCTTTGGTTCCAATTCCCGTACTTTCTTTCGGCCGCTGAAGAGTAGTGCAAGCGACGAAAGACGTAAATAAGATCGTAATGCCGACGAGATCATCCCATCCGATCTTGTGGATTATGATGGTGAAAGAGAGATCCAAGAAGCTTGGTTTTCGATGTGTTTACTTGAGTGGAAGtttgtgtttcgatttgtgtCAGCGTTACCCAGATTGATATTGATCATTAAAGGACGTGCTGGCGTTTAAGCTGATAATGATTCGCATCGCGGTCTCACCAAAGCAAGTAATTTAGTTGACCGTGTTTGTACTTATTTGATGGCTTCttagtgataggatataaagaggaataacgttTGTATAtggacaaatactagaagaccataatacgcagcagaattaaatgaaagtataataaaataaaatatcaagatatacgtggaaaaaccCTCTAATGTaaagggacaaactagagataatccactatgagaataatgaatatacaaatctcaatctcttgccctaaaccctagcaacaatcacaagagaataactgggatacaaggatcacatcactgcccacaatatctaaaacctccccaagtaatcacaacaagagtctactgtagatttgatctaacctgagatgataacactgctagatgattgagaacagtctctctgcgttgtctttgtcttcttccatttatttctcttccttttctgccttgttctcctccttttctttgaaaTCCCGTGGTTGTagccttctcccacgttgctgccttatttatgcctttttctgcctctaaaacgcagccagccACACCTCCCTAAtaaaattagggttaggttaagagggggtgtgggttgtgggctgataaagctcacATTGGGCTGAACATGGGCTGTCAgctcaacaacctcccccttcaacccataaggaaggctgtcccatgactcctcaatgtgaagtcatgccgaccaactgttggcatatctcttgtctttattttggtaaggtcttcgtaacatgtctgctccgttgtcatctgtatgaattttctgaagctgcaactgcttctcttcaaatacatttcgaatccagtggtatctgacatctatatgttttgacttggaatgaaacattgggttcttacacaaatggatgacactctggctgtcacaatgcaccacataatttttctctttcaaccccaattcttgtaagaattctttcatccataacatttctttacatacctctgtagcaacaatatattctgcttctatggtggagagagcaatacacctttgcaacttggattgccatgacacatctccccctgtaaaagtaagtacataacctgaagtggatttccttgtatctatatctctcgccatatctgcatctgtataacttgtcaacataggtggtccacctccaaagcttaaacaaaccttatagctccctttgagatatctaaaaatccacttcattgCTGCCCAGTActctttgcctagatttgcaagaaatctgctagtaacacccattgcatatgcaatatctggcctcgtacataccattgcatacattaaacttccaactgctgaagcataaggaactttTTACATTTTCTCCTTCTTATCGTCACTTGACGGactttgttctgagcacaacttgaagtgacttgcaagaggagaaccaactagcttAGCATTGCTTATACTGAACCTttctaataccttctcgatgtatttctcctttgacaaccaaatcttcttaattTTTCTATCATGAGAAATCTCCAtgtctagtatttgctttgctagccccatgtccttcattgcaaaacacTTGCTCAGTTCTTTCTTCAATTTtatacatatctttcccaagaataagcatgttatcaacataaagtaaaagaataataaaatcttCACAAAACCATTTGAtgcacacacaatgatctgaagtcgttcttttgtatccattttctgtcataaatgaattaaactttTTGTACCACTGTCTTCGAGCTtattttagcccatacaagctcttcttcaactttctGACAAAATTatatttacctttgactttgaagccttctgattGCTCTATAtagatttcctcctccaaatcaccatgaaggaaagctgtcttcacatctaactgttcaacctccaagtcctagctagcagcaataccaagagtgtTGGGAAAatccttaggggcgacatcatatgcgcagcggaagaacaagaaaaacaaaatccccgattcccaaaga
Coding sequences:
- the LOC135593851 gene encoding desmethyl-deoxy-podophyllotoxin synthase-like gives rise to the protein MDVTGTTFLFASFLVLLLLLLRKHSYSRRGNARLPPGPFKLPLIGSLHHVLGPLPYRSLAALSEKFGAVMLLKLGEVPTLVVSSPEAAAEIMKTQDVSFASRPMISSVRIIAYGDKSPAFAPYGSYWREIRKMSILELLSIKRVLSFRSIREEEVLNFVRSMDLSSNSGCTVNLSSKFALMTNDIAARAIIGRKCKYQKQFLQVLNRGLEASGGFSLVDLFPSSSLVSLLSGMSLKLPRLHREMDAILSSIIQEHRERNSTEQVEEDLVDVLLKVQREGSLPFEFTDMAVKAIILDLFGAGGETTATTLEWIMSELMRNPGAMKRVQQEVRETVGGKGRVREEDINEMNYLRMIIKETLRLHPPLPLLLPRECQEPREILGYQIPEKTRVLVNVWALGRDPRHWDDAAMFKPERFDRGSSTVDFKGNNFEFIPFGAGRRMCPGIAFGMASVELPLASLLYHFDWELPERDGVKPNELDMTENFSLTCHRRSELCLRAVRRNPCPMH